From the Oryctolagus cuniculus chromosome 17, mOryCun1.1, whole genome shotgun sequence genome, the window aaggaggagagagacggcatgcaccaggaacatctaaggggaacatctagctgaaggaacacctgtgcagcccccgagagagccggccggcggtgtgccgctcccctgcggaagtggggaatgtggccagggggaactgcccttccacggaggtggaagggatagtagccaacccgggaagaaccagcagcaaacccggggagggccgagcagacgaaagaacagcgcagggtcctgtgtcgttcctccacgaagagggggagcgatagTCTCCCGTGGCTGCCTCCCCACGCCCGGCTCCTCCCTGCGGGCAAGGTCTCCCCAGGAACCCAGCATCCccggcaaggagggagggagcagccagAGCGTCTCGGGCCTGGCCCCAGATGACCAAGGGGTGACCCCGCAAGCTACCTGTCCACCTCTGCTGGCTGCCAGCCTCGGGCAGCCGGGGGCCCTGGATGATGCGGGCCCCGGGGCAAGGTCCTCCCTGACCCGGGCAGATCCTCAGGCCTCTCCGGGCCTCCGAgtgccaccagggggcgcctgTGCGGTACTGGGCCCAGCGCCGGGTGCAGGCCAGCTGCTGCACCAACACAGCAGTGGAACCAGCCAGCACAGGTGCAGCCGGGGTGCGCAGGACTCCGCCACCCTCCTCGTGCTGAGCCGGAGCCCTGCccgcccaccccctccctgcaggGCAGTCTGCAAATGAGGGAGCAGGTGGGGagccggccccccacccccagcagggaaGGTCGGGGGTCACCCTGGAGATCACGGCTCTGAGAAGCTTGGCCCCGGCACTCCCCACAGACGCCCCTGCCCCGAGAGGGCCCCACAGGGCGCAGGTCCGGTGCCAACCCCGAGAGGAGCAGGAGGGCCAGCACCCCACTCCCAGGACCTGCAGCCCAGAGCGAAGCCCCCCAGGGACCCCAGACTCACTTCCCAGCAAGAAGTAGCAGCCGGTGAGGAGCAGCAGGGGGAGGCTCCGGGCCAGGGAGCTGAGCAGGCCGCACACCCAGCCACACACGGCGAGGATCAGGCTCAGTGGCAGCATCACCATGACAGCCGGTGCAgcgctgcgggggtgggggggagcaggtGCCAGCCGGGCTGGGACCTGCCCCCCAGGGAGAACCTGCCTGGACACCAACCGCTCCACCAGCTCAGCCCAGGGGCCAGCGGATGTCCGTCTCCATGGTAACCACCAGACCCTCCTCATGCCCAGCCCCGGGCCTCTCTGGGGCAGCAAGAAGAGTCCAAAGGGGGAGCTGGGAGTCTATGGGGCACGTGGGAGGTCCAGCCGGCTTGGAGCGGGCGGGCAGCCGAGGGGCAGGCtgggagtctggagccaggagtctatGGGGCACGCGGGAGGTCTGGCTGGCttggagcgggggggggggggcagccgaggggcaggctgggagtctggagccaggagtctatGGGGCATGCGGGAGGTCTGGCCGGCTTGGAGTTGGGGGGCAGCCGAGGGGCAGGCtgggagtctggagccaggagtccatGGGGCACGTGGGAGGTCCAGCCGGCTTGGAGTGGGCGGGCAGCCAAGGGGCAGGCtgggagtctggagccaggagtctatGGGGCACGCAGGAGGTCTGGCTGGCTTGGAGCGGGTGGGCAGCCGAGGGGCAGGCtgggagtctggagccaggagtctatGGGCACGCGGGAGGTCCAGCCGGCTTGGAGCGGGCGGGCAGCCGAGGGGCAGGCTGGGAGTCGGGTCGAGAGCCCGCAGCAGGGCACGGGGCAGATGGGGGGGAAGGCTCGGGTCCCCCCGCCACAGACGTGAGGACTCACCCAGGAGCTGCTGCACGGAGGAGGGGACGCCCAGGCCCTCGCTGGCGAAGGGGTCCATCAGGGGGGTGCAGCCGCTCTGtcctggggagcagagggcgCAGGGCACCGGGGGCCCCCGCAGCCCCCTCAGGCCCTCCCCGCCCAGGGCCCggggccaggcctctgcctctgtgttcaTGGAGGCACCCACCCCAGACACGCCCCAGGCGGGGGCCCCTCAGCTGGGTGTCACTCTCACACACATGAATGCgcgcacacgtgtgcacacgccAGGTGCCGGGAGCTTTGGGCACTGTCAGGAGGACGGACAAACAGCGTGGCCTCCCCTGCTGCACCCGGAAGCCAGCGTCACACACACGCTTCGTTCACACCTGCTCACGCTGGGTTCACACCTCACGCTTTGTTCACACCTGCTCACACTGGGTTCACACCTGCTCACGCTCACGCACACGCACTTCCCTGGGCTCTGCTGGGAGCTGAGGGGGCTGCCGGGGGGCTCTGGAAgcccctgcccagcacccagccttGGGCCTGGCAGCCTCTGCCCCGGCACTGGCTCTGGTTCCCAGGCCGGcagcaccgtgtgtgtgtgtgtgtgtgtctgtgtgtctgtgtgtggtgtgtctgtgtgtggtgtgtgtgtctgtgggggtaTGTATGCTGTAtaaggtgtgtgctgtgtgttgtgtgtgctgtgtggtagATGTGTGTGTAGTATGTATGGTGTACatggtatatatgtgtgtgtctgatgtgtatatgctgtgtgtgtatatacagtgtgtgtgtgtgcactacGTGTGTTCCATGTATGGTATATacggtgtgtgtgcatgtgtggtacATATATGCTGTGCGTATGTGTGTAGTGTGTTCCATGTATGTGCACCATACATGAACCCCAGGACCCAGCGCTCACAGCCGCCCCCGCTCCCCCCGGGGCGGGCGTCCAGCGCCCTCGTCTCCCTTTGGGTCCAGGCCTGGGGGGAGCAGGGACAGGGCCCCCACTCGGCACGGCCGGGCTCCGGAGGGCCCCGGGGAGCCACGCGGGGCCGGCGCCCCCAGCCCCTCGGCAGCCCGGCCCCGAGCGAGTCCCGGGGCCGTGCGGGGGTCCTGGGGCGGCAGCCGTTACCTTCGCAGACGCGCCACAGCCCCGAGTGCGACGAGAGCCGCTCGCCGCCGTCCGCCACCTCCAGGACGTACCAGTGGtcgctggccagcgccgcggccaGCAGCGCGAAGCCGAGCAGCGCACCCAGGCCGGCGGCCAGGAGCAGCGCGCCCGGCGGGGCCATGCGGCCGAGGGGTCGCGGGGCGCAGGCGGCGGGCAGCGGGAGCCCCGAGGATCCGCGCGGGCCGAGGCTGCGCGCGCGGGGCGGAGAGAGCTGGCTTCAAGGACCCGGCGGGAGTTGGGGGCGGAGCCTGAGGacgggggcggggctccgggtgggggaggggtgccgtGGGGGGTGCACGGAGAGCAGCGAGGAagggccccgccccggggcgggAGCGAGGAGGGGGTTGAGGGTCGGGGGAACGGGGCAGCGTATACCCTCAGGTTCGCTGGGAAACTGATGGGGTCTCCAAGCCGCTCCGGGCGGGAAGGAAGGACgaatcccaccccccaccccgggccgcAGGTGAGGCGGGGTGAGGGGGGTGCCCGCTGGCCgcaggctggccctgggctccgGGTCTGCAGTCCCGAGGAGGAGTgggtgggcgcagggcccaagtggGCCCGGGCAAGGCTGTGCTGTAGAGGAGTTTCtccaggtgctggggagggggcggggagagcagCCCCCAGGATGCCAGCTCCCTGCGCCCCGACAGTGACTGATTGGGGGATGGGCGCGCAGCTGCACCCGGCCTGGACAGTGGTTGTGTGCTGGGGTTCAGGGCGGACAAGGCCGGGCCGCAGCCCCCGGTGCCCTTCTAGGAGGcagctccctgccttccaggccacccAGGGCCCTCGTCTGGGAGAGCTCGCTGTTTCCTGTCAACTTTTCTTcttcacaaaaatatttgaaaggcaaagtgacactgagagagagagagagagaggtcttccacccgctggttcactctccaaatgaccacaacagccagagctgggccgatccaaacccaggagccaggagcttcctccaggtctccacgcgggtgcaggggcctgggccatcttccactgccttcccaggccacagcagggagctggatcggggtCGGGCAGCCGGGACAAGGACCAGCgctcgtgtgggatgccagcgtcacagcagtggcttgacctgctgcaccccaaAGGTGGCCAGGCCGGCCTCTCGGGCACAGCTTCTCTGTAAGACCCTATTGGTTGGAGGAATTTAGTCAAGAAGTAAaagcaggccggcaccgcggctcacttggctaattctccatctgtggtgctggcaccccgggttccagtcccagtcactcctcttccaggccagctctctgctgtggcccgggagggcagtggaggaggcccaagtgcttgggccttgcaccccatgggagaccaggagaagcacctggctcctgccttcggatcagcgcggtgcgccggccgtagcagccatttggggggtgaaccaacggaaggaagacctttctctctgtctctaactctgcctgtcaaaaaaaaaaaaaaagaagaagaagaagaagaagaagtaaaagCAACCCTAGCAAAGCTATTGAAGCAGTATTTCAAAAGGAATTCGGCCAGAGCAGAGTGGCAGGGACAGGGTGACtacatcgctggttcactccccacaccctgcagcagccagggctgggccggccccgagccaggagcccggaactcgcCTTTATGCTGTGTTCCTGCGCCGAACAACGCAGGTGCCGTCACCACAGCCGTCCTGTGAGCACACGGCGGAGATGCTGGCCGGGCCTgtaggaccccccacccccagcccgacAGCCAGCGCTGGCTGAGGACGTGCAAGGGGAGGCAGCTGCCCGCAGACACGCGCTCACTCAGCAAGCCCGCCTGCGAGGCTTTGaggcgctggggctggggctggggctaacTCCGGCCTGCAGGAGACGGCCCCCGGCCGAGGACCACGTGTGCCGAGACGGGCAGACCGCGGGCCGGCTTTGCTCAGCCCGGCCGGGGGCACGGACTGACAGAGGCGTGATCTGCGTTGTTTCCCAGCGTGCACGCAGTTTTTCTCAGCTTCTCTGCAGAGCTGAGTTCTGGACTGGCTCAGACACCAAGAACACTGGGCCCGGAGGCAGTGCAGCACCCACGCCTCGGCCCACCGAGCTGCGCTGCCCCTCACGGCCACTCCAGCAGCCACGGCGGGGAGCCTGGGGCCGGATGCCCGCCCCCAAGACACCGCGCAGGGCGGGCAGCTGCGTGTGAAGGGACGCACTCTGGCCGGCTCGGAGGTACCACGGCGCCCTCTGCCCACAAGGCCGCGCGGCGAATCAGGACGGCCACCCCGGATGGCCcggggcccctgctgctcccgGGAGCAGCGTGCCTGCCCCCCGGCTGGCTCCTGGCGTGGCGACCCACAGGCAAGGTTCGGCTCCCGAGGCCGCCTGCAGCGGTCAGAACGGCCTCACGCGCGTGTGTAGGTGCAGCCCTGCTGTGCTGTGAGATAATTCAGAGAAACCCACCCTGTGCAAGACTGGGGACTCTTTGCCCCCGTCCCCCTCGTCGTCACCCAGAATCATGAATCTACCAAAAAGGCAAACACAAACCAAGCAGGTGGCGGAGCAGCCGGGGAGACGGAGAGACCCCTGcgagccccccgccccagccgcgggcccccagccctgtgccaAGACGCTGGGCTTGTGATCGTAGAAACCGCGACACAAACAAAACCTTTTCCACGAGGGTTTTCCAGGCCGTTTTTTCGATGAGTTTATTCAGTGCCCGCGTGAGAAGGGAGTTACGGGCAGGGACGCTCACTGGGAGCACTGCAGGGTGGGCGGCACCgcggctcccccccccccgggccccgccccaggccctggccctcctcccctctcctcgtccctggccccggccccggggctCACACCGGCGAAGGAAGAGCGGCAGTCACTGCGTGGGCGGCACCAGCCGCGGCACAGGGCCCGGGCGCCACTTCCGGGAAAGCTGACCCCGCGGGGCCGGGCCGGCCTCACTGCAGCGCGGCCAGCTGCTCGATGGCGGAGCGCACCTTCTTCGCGGTCTCCTCGAACTCCTTCTGCTTACTGCTGGTCTCCTTGGCCTGGAATAAGCAGACGGCTGAGTCCCGGCAGAGGGTGGGGCGGGCACTGCtgggagacacccccccccccccgcccccgcaggcgGGCTAGCACTGACTCAAGTTTCCCTGGAATTGTTTTCCTTAATCCATTTGAAAGGGAGCAGAAAGAGCTTCCCGCTGCTGGTCTGCGCCTCAACTACTTTAAGAAACAATGCgttagaaaagcagagttacagagaatcttctatcagtgctgcctccctgggtgtgcccACGTCCCCCCCCACAGCCGCGGGCAGCGAGGCCGGGCGCGTTCCCGCCAGTCTGCCCAGCGCGCACCCCCTGCAGGCCAAGTCCGAGACGTCCTCTCGTCCAGTTAGACCTCGTCAGAACCGGCTTCCACCTCAAATGGAAACCTGCTTTCGCTTCCGGTCTGAGTCTCGCTTCCAGTCTTTCCATTTTTAACAGAATTTGTTACTGATTTGGCAGACAAAGCTCCCGCTCCCTCACCCACTGCCAGTGTCTGCCGCAGCTGGGACCCGGCCGACACAGAACTGGCGGGTCGCACGCCCGCCCCCAGGCCGGCTCGGGTCAGGACCACTCGGGTGGGGCTCACGGCCACATCCCGCCCCCGGCCAGTAAGTGCCCACGCCCCGACCTCCTCCCCACGTTCTCTCCACAGGGGCAAAGGGCGGTCACTAGCAAACCAGGGACCGCCTCCCCGCCCAACCCTCATCCATCTCACTCTCTTcttcagtctgaagccaggagccaggtgcttcgtccaggtctcccacattaaaaaacaaacgGAAGACCACTACTGCATTCGTTGTTTTCTGATATGAAAACCCAGAGAggctcactttttattttaaagactttaatccagctctgctgtggcctgggaaagcagtggaagatggctcaggtgcttgggcccctgcacccacgggggagaccggaagaagctcctggctttggatcagtgcagctctggccattgcggccatctggggagtgaaccagcggatggaagacctctctctctctctctgcctctccttctgtgtgtaactctgactttcaaataaataaataaatctttttaaaaattgttatttatctgaaagacacaaTTACAGGGGCGGGGAAGgcacagagacatcttccaccccttggttcactccccaaaaggctgcaacggccggggctgggccggactgaagccaggagcgtcttccaggtctccctcgtgggtgcaggagcccaaggacttgggcatcttctgctccttttcccaggccacatccagaagtggagcaactgggactctgactaccatatgggatgccaatgttacaggcggcagctttacccactgtgccacaacaccagccccaaaggctgtttcaaaaaatttctctctcttttttttgacaggcagagttagaaagtgagagagagagagagagaaaggtcttccttctgttggttcaccccccgaatggccactacggccggcgctgcaccaatccgaaggcaggagccaggtgctccctcctggtctcccatggggtgcagggcccaagcacttgggccatcctccactgcactcccgggccacagcagagagctggcctggaagaggagcaaccaggacaaaatccggcgccccgaccgggtttattttcaatatatatagTTTATGCACCTTAAATTCTGTCATATCATAAttcttaaacatttaaataaccGACAAGAGGAAACACTGGCAACAGTGCCCTCTACAGGACAGCGCCACAGCCCCAGATGACCACGAATAAGTCCTACTGGACTTCTTTCCTCTCAAACAACTGCCTCCAGTCCATCGCAGCGCTGCTCGACAGGGTGGGAACAGCAGGAACGcagggcgtgggcgtgggcggtCAGTCGGCTCCCCAGCCGTGTGCAGGCCGCTCCAGGAGAGCTGGCCACAAGGCACCCAGGTTCGGGGGCCACAGAGGAGCTACAGCTGCAGGAAACCGGTGTGGGCTGGCCTTCCTGGCCCAGGGACGTCGGCAGGGGGGCGGCCAGCGCGGGAGCCGAGGTCCCCGGCAGCTCCCGGCAGCCCCGACTGTGCTGCCCAAGcccaccgcccgcccgccccttCCCAGCCTGCATCTGCCTTGGCTAAAAATATCCCGTACAGCTGCCTGTCACAGCCCCACAGCGACCTTTAGCTAATTGTAAGGTCACTGTAATAAAATCACCATGGCTGACACCCCACTCCCATCACGGACCTGATGCCATGACTTCCGAGACTTCCAGAAAGGGCAAGGACAAGGCCGCCTCAAACTTCACCCACCTGGAAAAGGCAGTGGGCTCCTCCCAGACTGCACCTGGGCCTAGGACCACACAGGAGAGGCCTGCACCTGAGCTCCCAGACTGCACCTGGGCTCCTCCCAGACTCCACCTTGGTCCAGGATCCCATTGGAGAGGCCTGAGCCTGCCtctccgcccccccccgccccccccccccccccccccccgctgcctgCATCTCGTCCTTGTATCAGACAAGGGCCTGGCGTAGTTGTCCCCCAACACACATTCTCCtgcatcttctttctttttaaataaagatttatttatgttatttgaaaggcagagttacagagaaaggagagacagagatcttccacccactggttcactccccagatggccgccaacggccagagctgcgccaatctgaagccaggagcctcctccaggtctcccacgcgggtgcaggggcccaaggacttgggcatcttccactgctttcccaggccaccgcagagagctggatcagaagtgcagcagctgggtctcaaaccagcgcccatagggaggggatgcggcactgcaggctggggctttaacccactgcgccacagcaccggccgctcTCCTGCACACCCGCCCGTGGCTGACCACGTCCTCCTGCAGACACCCCCAAGCCGGGCGATGGGCTCTGGCAGGGCCTGGCAACACTACAGCAGGTCACGCCAAGCCTGCAATGCCGCGGTCCCCCACGGGAGCACAGGTGCGAGTCCCTGgctgtcagcttcctgctaacgcgcctgggaaaccagtcctggggccctgccagccgTGCGAGCCCGGCTGgcgctcctggctgctggctttgcctggcccagtcctggctgctgcagccacctcgggagtgaatcagcaggacGATCTCCCTCCCTCAGCCGCcgtcctctgcctttcagatataaaaatagatctttcaaAGCAAAGCGCTGGCCGGCTGCTTCGGGCGAGCGGCCTCGCTGGAGATCCCGCCTTCCCAGTCTGCTTCGAGTCACCCGTCATGAAGCTCGCCTCCCAGCAGCTCCCAAAAGTTTCATTTAATACATTTTCCAATAAAGGCAGAGGCGAAGAAGCCCCTCCTGACAGCCAAATGAACTCACGGACGTGCCCGCCCCCGGGCTCCGACTGCGTTCTTTCCAGAACCACACTTCCTTCTCACCAGGAACTGAGTTTCTCACTCTCATATCTTGTTAACCCCGCACTGACTAAGCCAGGTTGGTTCTCATTCATTTTGTGGTTTCAAAGGCCAGAGGTGTTGATGCAGCAGCTGAATAAGCAGCAgagaaaggggccggcgccgtggccgtggccggtgaagccaccgcctgcagtgcctacgggcgccaggtcaagtcccggctgctccacttccgatccagctctctgctctggcctgggagagcagtggaagatggcccaatccttgggcccctgcacccacaggcaagacccagaggaggctcctggctcctgacttcagcctggcccagccctggctgttgcaaccttgtggagagcaaaccagcagatggaacattgatctgtctctccttataactctgcttttcaaataaataagctccACACAGTGGTGCCCGGCTCACGCCAACACTGCTGTGGAGGGTTCAACAACAAACACCTTGGCACCTGGTCCTCTCGGACACCTACATTCAGGCATGGGTGTGTGGTACGGCGGGTGGGCCGCCGTGCGGGAGGCCCACGTCCCACACTGGACCGCCCGGGAtccagcccaagtacttggttcctgacAGCCATGCGGAAGCCCTGGCTCGAGTTCCCAAGTGGGCTCTGGCCCCGTTCAGCTCGGGCACCGCAGGCATCGGGGTCCAGCAGACGAGCACTCTGGGCTTCCCTCCTTGTCCTGAGAATCTGCACTGATCTTCCAGTTCAGAAGTTACAACATGGAAGCCAAGCGTTTCTTCAAATCTGCCCCCTTCGCCCCGGCTGGGTGTCTACGCCTCCTCCAGTCTGGTTCTGGCCCCCGACGCTGATTGGGAAGTGCGGGGCTCTGCTGGGTGGACAGAGCGCCTGAAAGCTGGCTCCCTGGCCTTCCCACGTCTCTCCCCACAGCCCGGCTGCACGGTCCTAGGGTGCCCAAGAGCGGGCATTTCGGAAGCGGGCTGTcgggcgccggcccctccctcggcTGCAAGCTCACCGGTCCTGCAAAGGCTCCACCGCCCGCCTTCCACACCACGCCCGCCCCTGCCCGGGCCCATTCCCCACGGCCGCTCCTGGGGCCTAAGCCAGCCAGGGTGCGGGCCAGTCCACCAAGTACAGCCCCTGGGCCAGGAATGGTTTTCATACTTTTCAATCAGAGACCGTGTGGGCACCTGACAGAGTCGGCCTGGCAGCCCCTGACCTGGACGGCTCTCCCAGCCCGCCATCCAGACCTCCGTGAAGGCGCGTTACTGGCCACGGGTTCCTCCCTTCCCGAGAAAGCCCTGGCCCTCGGCACTCGGATGCTGCCGTGACAGGATCCCTTCACGCCGGTCTCTGAAAAGGACCTCGGCCACCACGAGGGCTGGGCCGCCCGGAAAGGGAGCCAGGGTCAGCCGGAGCTCGCACAGTGCCTGGCGGACGGGGCTAGGCCACCCCGACGCCCCCAGTGCTGTCTGCACGATACTAAACCCGCCAATGTTTATCCTGGGCTGCCGGAATTAGCAAATAAGGCGGGGATGCCCGTTCGGCTTGAACTTCAAATGAAGTCCATGCCCACACGACAGTTATCCCTTGTTTTGTGAAGTTCGTCTTTCACTGGGAGCCCTCATCTCTGGCCCTTAATTCTGCACATCCAGGCTGCCTGGGAGCCGCCTCTGCGGACTCACGGCTGGGTCACCTTCTGCCCTCCCGGCGGCCTGTGCGGCCGGACAAAGCTTACctctggggtcagcgctgtggcgggGCAGaccaagccaccacctgcagcaccgcatCCCATACACACAccgggcccagccccggccgctccacttccaatcccgctccttgctaatgtgcctgggacagcagacgACGGCCTGAATGCAAGgaccctgcgcccacgtgggagactcagatgaagccgagccctggttcctggcttaggcctggcccagcccctagtgagccaacagatgaagatctctttttctctatgtaactctgcctttcaaataaataagcttaaaaaaaaaaccactcaccTGCAGGGCGGTCacctgtctcctcctccctgacacgccctgggctccaggccccgccctctCATACACCCTGGTCTCCAGGTCCCGCCCTCTCACAtgccctgggctccaggtccCGCCCTCTCACACGCCCTATGCCCCGGGTCCTTGCCCTCTCACATGCGAGCATACGGCGCGGCCCTGAAGGCAGACAATCCTAACTGTCACTGTCCCCCACAACCAAGGACCCCAGAACACGCGCTAAGGGGACACAGCTGTCTGACTGCACGATCCCAACATCACTCACAGGAACACCGCTGTGGACGGGGCAGAtgcttctctgtcctctgtctcccacacacacgcacacacacacgcacacgcacgcgagggggtcttcaaaatgctTCCTTGGGTGGGTGCTGTGTTGCCGTGGGTTCAGCCGACCTTAACCCCTATCGGAGCGCCAACCTGAGCcgtgctgctccactccctgcctCTGACGCAGCAGGCGATGGTTCccgtgtgggtccctgccacccacccgggagacctggatgagctcctggctcctggccctggctcggCCCAGCCCAGGCGGGGCGGTCACTCAGGAATGAAcagcactctctgtctctctctcctgccatctccctgtcactctgcttttcaaacaataaGAAAGCTTCCTCAGGTGCTGGAGGGAAGGACTCGGGGCACCAGCTAAGATCTcacaccccgtatcagagtgccggggTTACGTTCTGTTTCTGATTCCGGCCCCTGGTAATATGACCCCTACAGGCAGCAgggcgcccctgcacccacacgggagccccGGATGGAGGTCTGAGCCACCAGGCAGCAAATCTtcgcctctgcctttcaagtgaaatgaaaataatcaatagAAAAGAACTTTAAACGCTTCCTGGGGAAAACAGGGTCCCTCTAGTGTTCCTAAGGGACTGGGTAGTTTAGTACAGATCGGGAAACCCTTATTCAACATGGTTGGgatggggcctggcgctgtggcgtagagggtaaagccgccgcctgcagggccagcatcccatccgggtgctgttttgagtcccagctgctccacttcccatccagctctctgctgtggcctgggaaagcagtagaagatggcccaagtccttgggaccctgcacccacatgggagagacagggaagaagctcctggctcctgatcggcacagctccggccattgcagccgtctagggagtgaacagaggatggaagactctctctctctctctctctctctctccctccctccctccctccccctgcattCAGGTTTGGGAGACCTGTTTGTACATAGTGAGCCATCCTGGGGACACGCCCCGAGTCCTGTATGACTTCCACACCCAGGCTGAAGGTGACACTGCAGGACACTGTGTCTGCGTGTGCCCTCAGCCCAGCAAGGGGCCAGGGGTGGCACCGTCCATGCGTGGGGCCGTGGGGGGCGTCTCAGACTTCCGGACGAGGGAGGCCCGACGCTCCAGACGTCCCTCCTCGTGGCTACGTACGATCTTGTTCTTGGCTCGCTCTTTGTCCAGCTTCAGAAACTCGCTGAGCGTCAGTTCTTCCAGCTGCTTCTTGACAGACAGGAACGCGCACGCGGGCGAGTGCTTCCTGTGCTCCTCCCTGGAAGCCAAGCGCACGTCAGCAGACGCGGGACCCACGCCGCCCCGCCCACCGCCCACCGCGCAGGGTGCAGCCGAGGCGCCACCTGGGGTGCCCGGATCCTGCACCAGTGCGCCCCGACTTCTGCTCACGGCACCCCGGGAACCCCGCTACAGTCTCCTGCTGACGggatgtgctggcatcccacatgggcgccgggttcgagtcccggctgctccacttgcaaaccagctctctaatgtggcctgggagggcagtggaagatgcccaggtgcttgggcccctgcacccacgtgggagacctggaagaagctcctggctcctggcttcggatcggctcagctccagctgttgcggccaattggggagtgaaccagcggatggaagacctctctctctggctctggctctagctctctctgtaactctttcaaataaataaaataaaatcctagaaaagaatttatttgaaaatccagagtttcagagaaggagaggcagagagaggagaggtcttccatcggctggttcactccccagttggccacagcggccaggcaggagccggcagcc encodes:
- the TMEM235 gene encoding LOW QUALITY PROTEIN: transmembrane protein 235 (The sequence of the model RefSeq protein was modified relative to this genomic sequence to represent the inferred CDS: inserted 1 base in 1 codon) translates to MAPPGALLLAAGLGALLGFALLAAALASDHWYVLEVADGGERLSSHSGLWRVCEGQSGCTPLMDPFASEGLGVPSSVQQLLALHRXVMVMLPLSLILAVCGWVCGLLSSLARSLPLLLLTGCYFLLGSALTLAGLSTYVHYSHLALVETARQYGPQHVQAVRISFGWSLGLAWGSCASEMLSGALLLAAAPAVHLSRLLAAPHAVVI